The following are from one region of the Nicotiana tomentosiformis chromosome 7, ASM39032v3, whole genome shotgun sequence genome:
- the LOC104110376 gene encoding uncharacterized protein → MENRGKKVLLTSNGDDICNNVAYHLVQRGCQLVLLGNESQLKSVAEKIKHSLQGSVAVEVVGLDMTEDRESAFEEAVDKAWKIFGKLDAFVHCYSYEGKMQDPLQLVEDEFKKIVKINFMAGWYLLKCIGKRMRDNKSGGSIVFLTSIIGSERGIYQGAAAYGSCAAGIHQLVRLSALEMGKHQIRVNGISRGLHLEDEYPMSVGKERAEKLTKEAAPLNRWLDVKKDLASTVIYLISDDSRYMTGTSIFVDGAQSLVRPRMRSYM, encoded by the exons ATGGAAAATCGTGGAAAGAAGGTGCTGCTTACTTCCAATGGTGATGACATTTGCAATAACGTTGCTTACCATTTAGTTCAGAGGGGTTGCCA GTTGGTTTTGTTGGGAAATGAGAGCCAATTGAAGAGTGTAGCAGAGAAGATAAAGCACTCTCTACAGGGTAGCGTTGCAGTGGAAGTTGTGGGATTGGACATGACGGAGGATAGAGAAAGTGCTTTTGAGGAAGCTGTGGACAAGGCATGGAAGATATTTGGAAAGTTGGATGCTTTTGTACACTGCTATTCTTATGAAG GGAAAATGCAAGATCCACTGCAGCTAGTTGAAGACGAGTTCaaaaaaattgtcaaaataaattTTATGGCTGGATGGTACCTGTTGAAATGTATTGGTAAAAGAATGCGAGATAATAAATCCGGAGGATCCATTGTATTTCTGACCTCGATCATTGGGTCTGAGAGAGGAATATATCAAGGAGCTGCTGCTTATGGTTCATGTGCAGCTGGAATACATCAGCTGGTTAGG CTATCTGCACTAGAGATGGGGAAGCACCAAATTAGGGTGAATGGCATATCGCGTGGCTTGCACCTCGAGGATGAGTATCCTATGTCAGTGGGGAAGGAGAGAGCAGAGAAGTTGACCAAGGAAGCAGCGCCTCTAAATCGATGGCTTGATGTTAAAAAGGATCTGGCATCCACCGTCATCTATTTAATCAGCGATGATTCACGATACATGACTGGAACTTCCATCTTTGTCGATGGTGCCCAGTCTCTAGTAAGGCCTCGTATGCGCTCATATATGTGA
- the LOC138895235 gene encoding uncharacterized protein produces MYQQLSKPLYPSYGPSSSNNEIGRIENMLKQMMEKNADSDAQIASHNTSIRSLEIQMEKISQALNSHTKGALPSDTVVNPKGGNNTEHAMTVTTRSGRGWNASTSSQRQLVDDEKVIDIDDSVEETQEEVNPSRDQIIDISELVVQKAKAPLLKPLPPYPQRLAKQNGENQFKKFIQMMKSLSINVPLVEAWEQMLGYEKFMKDLMTKKRLMNNDTIKVTHQVSAIVHSMAPKLEDPGAFTIPCTIGNAKFEKALCDLGAMTSVIVDDPNAMINVGDMLEAVFLNFDDDDMDGFM; encoded by the exons atgtatcaacaattgAGCAAGCCTCTTTATCCTTCCTATggtccaagttcttcaaacaatgagattgggcgtattgagaatatgttaaagcaaatgatggaaaagaatgccgattcggatgcccaaattgcctcacacaacacatcgatccgcagcTTAGAAATTCAAATGgagaaaatctctcaagctctaaattctcatactaaaggggcactaccaagtgatacggtagtaaacccaaagggtggaaacaacacggagcatgccatgaccgttactacaagaagtggaagaggttgGAATGCAtctacctcaagtcaaaggcaacttgtggatgatgagaaagtg attgatattgatgatagtgtggaagagactcaagaggaggtgaacccgtctagggatcagaTTATTGACATATCGGAgctggtagtgcaaaaggctaaggcaccattgcttAAGCCTctacctccataccctcaaagacttgccaagcaaaatggagagaatcaattcaagaagttcattcaaatgatgaagagtctctcaatcaatgtgccattagttgaagcttggGAACAAATGCTAGGCTAtgaaaagtttatgaaggatctcatGACAAAGAAACGGTTAATGAATAATGataccatcaaagtcactcatcaagtgagtgcaattgtgcactcaatggctcctaagttggaagatcccggtgcattcacgattccttgtacaattggaaatGCCAAGTTTgaaaaagctctttgtgatcttggggcaa TGACcagtgttattgttgatgatccaAATGCTATgatcaatgtgggtgatatgttggaggccgtctttcttaactttgatgatgacgatatggatggcttcatgtaa